In Oceaniferula marina, the following proteins share a genomic window:
- a CDS encoding GspE/PulE family protein has product MDNSQLIDIFINRSLIDQYLAADIIQEIENSGKEIAEILADYEVIQEKDDIWPIIANELGVNMVDLASYDPPEELLALVPSGMARLHGALPVNVDNEGLTVCLVDPLNPQVIEDLRFALGREVFLAIAPDHIVEKKLDEAYGGQGQAMDDVLGQLELGVNPHADQSAQDVEAEANSAPIIRYVDLVLYQAINEGASDIHFEPFENDFKIRYRVDGALYEMAPPPAHLALPILSRVKVMSNMNIAEKRVPQDGRIVKHVGEKQVDMRVSTLPTQHGESIVLRVLDRSNVNLNLDMLGMPPNVFDYINETVRKPNGIFICTGPTGAGKTTTLYAALKEINTIDSKLLTAEDPVEYDVDGIIQVPVNDAIGMTFSRILRAFLRQDPDRILVGEIRDLDTAQIAIQASLTGHLVLSTLHTNDAPGAVTRLIDMGTEPFLVAASLEGILAQRLLRTICKECRAAYEPNEALLTQLGVTSHELGDKEFYTGRGCDVCDQSGYKGRRGLFELLDVTDSLRDLITDRAPTVVLKQKAIELGMQTLREDGLRNIYEGNTTIEEVLKYT; this is encoded by the coding sequence ATGGATAATTCACAACTTATCGATATTTTTATCAATCGTAGTTTGATTGATCAATATCTTGCAGCTGACATCATTCAGGAGATCGAGAACAGCGGCAAGGAGATTGCCGAGATTCTGGCCGACTACGAAGTCATTCAGGAAAAAGATGATATCTGGCCGATCATTGCCAACGAGCTTGGCGTCAATATGGTTGATTTGGCGAGCTACGATCCTCCCGAGGAATTGCTGGCTCTGGTCCCTTCTGGGATGGCCCGGTTACATGGGGCCTTGCCTGTTAATGTGGACAACGAGGGATTGACTGTTTGTTTGGTTGATCCCTTGAACCCGCAAGTGATTGAGGATCTGCGCTTTGCCTTGGGGCGGGAGGTGTTTTTAGCGATTGCCCCCGATCACATTGTTGAGAAAAAGCTGGATGAAGCCTATGGCGGCCAGGGGCAGGCGATGGATGATGTGCTCGGACAGCTTGAGCTGGGAGTAAACCCACACGCGGACCAAAGTGCTCAGGATGTCGAAGCTGAGGCCAATTCGGCACCGATTATCCGCTATGTGGATCTGGTTTTGTATCAGGCGATCAACGAAGGGGCATCCGACATTCACTTTGAGCCATTCGAAAATGATTTTAAAATTCGCTATCGGGTGGATGGAGCGCTGTATGAAATGGCTCCACCTCCAGCGCATTTGGCGTTGCCGATCCTTTCACGCGTGAAGGTGATGTCGAATATGAACATCGCTGAGAAGCGTGTTCCTCAGGATGGGCGAATTGTGAAGCATGTTGGTGAAAAGCAGGTGGACATGCGTGTTTCCACGCTGCCGACCCAGCACGGCGAGAGTATTGTGTTGCGGGTTCTGGACCGTAGTAACGTGAATCTGAACCTGGACATGTTGGGGATGCCTCCCAATGTGTTTGATTATATCAATGAGACGGTTCGCAAACCCAACGGAATTTTCATCTGCACTGGTCCGACCGGTGCCGGTAAGACGACCACGCTGTATGCGGCGCTCAAGGAGATCAACACGATTGATTCGAAGCTGTTGACTGCTGAGGATCCGGTGGAATATGACGTTGACGGGATTATCCAGGTTCCGGTGAACGATGCGATCGGGATGACTTTTTCACGTATCCTGCGGGCATTTCTGCGACAGGACCCCGACCGGATTCTGGTCGGTGAGATTCGCGATTTGGATACGGCTCAGATTGCGATCCAGGCGTCGTTGACGGGACACCTTGTGCTGTCGACCTTACACACCAACGATGCTCCGGGTGCGGTGACGCGACTCATCGACATGGGGACCGAACCGTTTTTGGTGGCGGCATCTCTTGAAGGGATACTGGCCCAGCGCTTGTTGCGGACGATCTGTAAAGAATGTCGTGCCGCGTATGAGCCGAATGAGGCCTTGCTCACTCAGCTGGGTGTGACTTCACACGAGCTTGGCGATAAGGAGTTTTATACCGGACGGGGCTGTGATGTCTGTGACCAAAGCGGGTATAAGGGACGGCGAGGCCTGTTCGAATTGCTCGATGTGACAGATTCATTGCGCGACTTGATCACGGACCGGGCACCTACTGTGGTGCTGAAACAGAAAGCGATCGAGTTGGGTATGCAAACCTTGCGTGAAGATGGCTTGAGAAATATTTACGAAGGGAACACCACCATTGAGGAAGTTCTCAAATACACCTAA
- a CDS encoding type II secretion system F family protein → MANFQYIALDAKGEQTTGSVSAGSEADAIQQLRSQGLYPTQVVEEGKGSLTTGKAKSKTRGKKRVKSAKSGGKIKPKALMIFTRQLATLIDSGLPLLRGLTVLGKQEPNPVLRSTVNSLADSVQTGATFSESLAQHPRIFNKLFVNMVKAGELGGVLEVVLTRLAEYMEKADKLKNKIVSAMVYPVIVLFIAVAILIFLMLFIVPKFKEMFADQGGELPTLSRVVFNSSEKMMSSTAGLPNVVWIFLVLAGLWVMFKAWSNTKGGRAAVDAFKLKIPVLGDLTRKSSISRFARTLGTLVTSGVPILQALTITRDTAGNVMVANAIDKVHEAVKEGESIVAPLQSSKIFPAMVISMVDVGEETGQLPEMLLKIADVYDDEVDTAVTAFTSVLEPIMIVFLALVVGTIVFALFLPLIKMIQGVDSQAG, encoded by the coding sequence ATGGCTAATTTCCAATACATCGCGCTCGACGCCAAGGGTGAGCAGACGACCGGCAGTGTATCTGCTGGAAGTGAGGCTGACGCAATCCAGCAGCTGCGGTCCCAGGGGCTGTATCCCACCCAGGTAGTTGAAGAGGGTAAGGGCTCGTTGACCACGGGTAAGGCAAAAAGTAAGACCCGCGGAAAAAAGCGAGTGAAGTCTGCTAAATCGGGCGGAAAGATTAAACCGAAGGCGTTGATGATTTTCACTCGACAATTGGCGACATTGATTGACTCCGGTCTTCCCTTGTTACGTGGGTTGACGGTGCTTGGTAAGCAGGAGCCCAACCCAGTGTTGCGTAGCACGGTGAATTCCTTGGCGGACTCGGTGCAAACCGGTGCAACGTTCTCGGAGAGTTTGGCCCAGCACCCGAGAATCTTTAACAAGCTCTTTGTCAACATGGTCAAGGCTGGTGAGCTTGGTGGTGTTCTGGAAGTTGTTCTTACTCGTTTGGCCGAGTACATGGAAAAGGCGGACAAGCTGAAGAATAAGATTGTTTCAGCCATGGTTTATCCGGTGATTGTTTTGTTCATTGCCGTCGCCATTTTGATCTTCCTGATGTTGTTCATCGTGCCGAAGTTTAAGGAGATGTTTGCCGACCAAGGTGGTGAACTGCCGACGCTTTCCCGAGTGGTGTTTAACTCATCGGAAAAAATGATGAGTTCAACGGCTGGTTTGCCGAATGTGGTGTGGATTTTCCTCGTTCTTGCCGGTCTTTGGGTGATGTTCAAAGCGTGGTCGAACACCAAGGGTGGACGCGCTGCCGTGGATGCCTTTAAACTGAAAATTCCGGTTTTGGGCGACCTGACCCGGAAGAGTTCCATTTCTCGGTTTGCCCGGACATTGGGAACGTTGGTCACTTCCGGTGTCCCGATTCTGCAAGCTTTGACGATTACCCGTGACACGGCTGGTAACGTGATGGTGGCCAATGCCATCGATAAGGTGCATGAAGCGGTCAAAGAGGGTGAGTCCATCGTGGCCCCCTTGCAATCGAGTAAGATCTTCCCTGCCATGGTGATCAGTATGGTCGATGTGGGTGAAGAAACCGGTCAGTTGCCTGAAATGTTGCTCAAGATTGCCGATGTCTATGATGACGAGGTTGATACCGCTGTGACCGCTTTTACTTCCGTGCTTGAGCCGATCATGATCGTGTTCCTGGCATTGGTCGTGGGAACGATTGTATTTGCATTGTTCTTACCTCTGATTAAGATGATCCAAGGCGTGGACAGTCAGGCAGGCTAG
- a CDS encoding prepilin-type N-terminal cleavage/methylation domain-containing protein: MKRTQSQTVCCSSGFTLIEVITVIAIIMVLAAMTVGGLNYAQKKAEISRTEVFMQSLGAGLEQYRADNGFFPQGDGLSDSSEQVYIALYGDGELEFDSGSQQVRVRSGYEPDGEPDEGSTVYVDTLTSPLPYTAKKARTKEYNVRKNGSTYVIVDAWMDPDDNSQRQEIFYRHDPSGADVDMMNPPSDFDLWSLGPDGKGGPGNDTKKERADDIVNWK, translated from the coding sequence ATGAAAAGGACTCAATCTCAAACCGTTTGTTGTTCGTCAGGATTTACCTTGATTGAGGTGATCACTGTGATTGCCATTATCATGGTCTTGGCGGCCATGACGGTCGGGGGATTGAATTATGCCCAGAAAAAAGCCGAAATTTCACGGACCGAGGTATTTATGCAAAGCCTTGGAGCCGGGTTGGAGCAGTACCGCGCTGACAACGGCTTTTTCCCACAGGGTGATGGGTTGTCAGACAGCTCTGAGCAGGTGTATATCGCTTTGTATGGTGATGGAGAGCTTGAGTTTGACTCGGGTAGCCAGCAGGTCAGGGTGCGCAGTGGCTACGAACCGGACGGAGAACCCGATGAGGGATCCACCGTGTATGTGGATACGTTGACCTCTCCGCTTCCTTATACTGCCAAGAAGGCAAGAACCAAGGAATACAATGTGCGTAAAAATGGTAGCACCTACGTGATTGTCGATGCCTGGATGGATCCGGATGATAATAGTCAGCGACAGGAGATTTTTTATCGCCATGATCCTTCCGGAGCTGATGTGGATATGATGAATCCGCCAAGTGACTTCGATTTATGGTCCCTGGGTCCTGATGGTAAAGGCGGGCCTGGAAACGACACCAAAAAAGAGCGCGCAGACGACATTGTGAACTGGAAGTAG